Below is a window of Calditrichota bacterium DNA.
GAGGGGCAGACCGAATATGCAAACTCCCGAGCGGAAATGCAAACGGGGCCGCGTAAAACGGCCCCGTTTGTTCGTTAGCGCTCGGTTTTGTTATTCTTTGGGAACAACAAGACTCGGTGTGATCGGTTTAATAGCCGCGGCCGGCGAATCTACGCACGGCGGATGATTGTAGCGGCAATAGGCCACCACCTGATAAATGTAGACTTCTTCCACTCCGAAACTCAGAATGTTCTGGTGAATGAAGAACGTATCCACCGTGGAGGCGATGTAGTTGGCCGGAGTGACAATCACCGGGTTGTTGTTTTGGCTCGTACGATAGATGCGGTATTCGTCCGCTCCCGGAACCGGCGGCCAATAGAGCACGACGTTCACGAGCGAGTCGGCTCCCGAAAGCGAGTCCGGATAGTGAATCACCAAACTGTCCGGCGCTTCACAAACCACGGGTTCACACGGCGAGCATGCCGCGGCGAGAATATAGTTCCAGCAATTCACCAGAGTCAATCCGGTCGGTGCAAACGACACGTTGTATTCTCCGACCGGCAAGCAAACGGAGAGACACTGTGTCCCTTGGCAGCCGACGATTAACCTGCAATCGACGATGTCGCGCGGATGACACGGATCGTCCAGACTCGGACCGCGAGTGAAGATCGTCAGATAGCCGTCGAATTCACTGGCGACACACAGGCGCACCTGCTGCGGAGCGTCTTCAATTCTGAGGTGATACCAATCGGAGTCCGTGTAGTTGGGATCAGAGTAGCCCGTTCCGCAATAGATGTCTCCGCAGCGCAACGGCAGGAACTCTGTGTAACGAGAATCGCAGCCGCCATCGGTCGTGTCGACAAACGAAGGACACGGTTCGTTTTCGTGCAAGGCATTCGTCGGACATTCGAGCGTGCACGGAGGTCCGCACTCACACTGTTCACATCCGATTAACAGAATGTATGGCCCTTGCGAGCCGTTTTCGCCGTAGACTCTTATGAAATAGAGTCCCGGTTCGAGGCAGGCGGTAACCAATTCGGGGTCTTCGCCTGCGCCGCTGTTCAGATCGACGGCAAGCTCAGTCAAGCAGTCGCCGGTCCAAAGTTCAATCGCGGGATTCAGACCGTGACCGAACGGATACCAGCCGGGCGTATCGTCGCCGAAGACATTCAAGAAAAGCTGAGTGCATTCTGTGACCTGCAGCATGTACCAATCTTGATCGGGAGCCGCGGCACCGACGATTTCGCCGCAGACTCCGTCACCGCAGTGCAAGAGTTCGTTGCTTGTTCCGCAGGTGTTATTCAACGGTTCCACGTCGAGATCAGGATAAGGACAGCTCGCGCATGGTTCGCACGATGTTGCCAGAATATATGGACCCGTTGTGAAATCTTCCTCTTGAACCATGATGTGGTAGATTCCCGGAGCCAGACAGATTTCGAGATGCGCATCTTCTCCGACGCCGCCCGCAGTGTCGGTCGCGAGGATATTCACACAACCCAAGTCCGCGACGCGTACCATCGGATCTAAACCTTGGCCGAAGGGATACCAACCCGGCGTGTCATCACCGAAAACGTCGATCTTTAGAAGCATCGAATCGGGACCGGGGACGGAGATTAGATACCAATCGGCGTCGGTGACGGCACTGATGTCGCCGCATAGTGTGTCGCCGCAAACCATCTGCGGATTGTTGGTTCCGCAAGAGTTGTTGATCCCTTCGTTGTCACGGTTCTCATAGTCGCAGGTCGCGGGGCACTCGCAGGGCTCACACGAGGTCGCGATGATGTACGGCCCGGAATTCCCCGCGGGGAATTCGCTGGTCACCAGCAATCTGTAGAGTCCCGGCTCGAGACAAACTGTTACACGCGGGTCGTCGCCGACTCCGCTGTTCAAGTCCGACGCGACAAGTGAGCTGCAATTTATGTCGTAGAGATATATCGCGGGATCCAACCCTTGGCCGAACGGATAGTAGCCCGGTGTACTGCCGCCGAAAATGTCGATGGTGACGTTTTGACAACCGTTGCCGAAGACGTCAAGATAGTAGTAGTCATTTCTGGCAAGTTCGGCGAATCCGCACAACGTGTCGCCGCATGTGACTATGCCGCCGCCGCTTGAACAGACGTCGTTGATTTCGATGTCTTGACTCGGATACGGACACTCGGGACACGCACATTGCGCGCACCACTCCCACAGTTCGTACGGACCGGACGTGTTGACTCCTTCGACGAGAATGTAATACGTTCCGGCAGGCAGACACGTTGACTCTATGTATGCATCAAAGCCGCCGGGGATCCCTGTTTCATCCTGCATCAGCATCGTCGTGCAATCGGAATTCCATAGTGAAACTCTGGGCTGCAAACCTTGTCCGAAGGTGGAATGTCCCGCTGCGTCATTTCCGGCAATGCCGATGTTTAAGATTGCGCATGGGAACTGCGTGAAGCTGATGCGGTACCAATCGCGGTCGCCGGGATCCGAAATCACGCCGCAAAGGGTGTCGTTGCACGTGATATTCGCTGTCGTCGTCGCGCAGGTGTCATTTGAAGGCTCGTAGTCGCGACTTTCGAACGGACAGCTATTGTCACAAAGAGTGTTGGGGCATACGTCCGCGCCCTGAACGACATTCAAGACGTAGTTCCCGAAGTTGTTCGGCCCGAGACCGCCGTCGACCACGATGTAGTATGTGCTGCCGGGCGCCACGGTAACACCGGAGCAGCAAGCATCATCACCGCACACGTCATCACTGCAGCAGACCAACACGCCGCCTTGACTGGGACAACCTCGCCAAATAGTGAGCGCCGTGTTAAAGGATGATCCGCACAGCGAAAAGGTCAGAACAGACGTCGTGTTTGGAGTCATGGTATACACGACATCGCGGGCGTTTGAGTTTGGCTGACACTGAACAGGGTAGTCGTTGTTGTATCCGGACGTTGTGCCCATGTCACAGAAGGGAAGGGACGTGATCGGAAAGGCTGTGGAGCACACATCTCCGCCCTGATCCAGAGGGTCATTCGGATTTCGTTGATCTTCGGTGTTTGCTGCCATTGCTGACATGTTCAGACACAGGCAGACCACCAGCCCCCAAAAAATTTGACATCGTTTCATCTTGATTTCTCCCGATTTAATCACAATTTGCCGTTTGTACACACGATGCTCGTCTATAATACATAATAAAACAGCTTGCACCAATGGTGCAAGCTGTTATCGACAATAAAAAATATTACAGATTCAATCTGTTTTCGGCGCCAATACTCTTAATAGAGTAGGCATCTGGCAAGAGACCTAAGCCCTTGGACGTGCTATTCTTACAGACCGGCGTCCTTGCGGCTCATGATCTTGACGGATTTCATGTAGACCTTGTTGACCGGAGCGGAGCCCTGAACCGGGGTGTTGGCGATCTGATCGACGATTTCCATGCCTTTGATGGTCTTGCCGAACACGGTGTACTGTTTGTCGAGATGCGGTGTTGCGACGTGGCAGATGAAGAACTGCGAACCCGCGCTGTTCGGATCGGGTGTACGTGCCATCGAGAGCGTACCGGGTTCATGATGACGATCGTTGAACTCCGCATTTACATTCCAGCCCGGACCGCCCTGGCCCGTGCCCGTGGGATCGCCGCCTTGGATCATGAAGCCTTTGATCACGCGGTGGAAAATCACGTTGTCATAGTAGTGGTGATCGGCCAGCCACTTAAAGTTACGCACGTGGTTCGGAGCGACGTCGGGATAAAACTCGCAAACGATCGTGCCCTTGATCGGGCCGCCATCTTGTTCGATTTCAATCACGGCGACGCTGTCGCCATCCACCGGGTAATCGGCGGGCCACTTCTCAAGTTTCGGGGTATCAGACATCGGCTTGGCTTGCTCCGTTTCGTTCTTGACTTCGTCTTTTTTCATTTCAGTTTTAGCCGCCGCGTTGTCCGCGGTCTTGTCGGCCTTGCCGCATCCCGCGAAGGCAATGCCCGCGGCGATCAGCACGATCATCAAAGTTTTCATGGCGAATCCTCTGTTATGTTGAGTTGATGAAAATTCTGCTCTGAGTTTCTGTCATCCTCTGTAAGGATCTATTCAAGCGGCTCGCTCAATTGTGCTTCAGTGAACCAGCTTTCCGCAAAGTCAATCCATCCGGGATTAAACTCATCAATCATGCGCAGTTTTCGTTCCCGGTAGAAGGTCTTGATTTCTTTTTCTCGTGAAATAGCGTCTCATGCGTATTGATATCGCTCGTAGTACACCAATCTATTGATATTGTACTTGGCCGCGAAAATACTGCCTATGCCGCGTTTGTGCCGAAACATCCGATTTCCGATATTGTTCGTTATTCCGGTGTAAAGTCTGCGGGAATGACTGGCAATAATGTAGACGGTGAACATCTTGTCGGAGACTCTCCGGTCTTCGAGTGCTTTGAGTAGTTCCTTACATAGGATGACAGAAGGGGAGAACTCCTGACTGCACGGTAATCAGTGAAAACTAAACCAACAGTATCGGTCCCACGGTCTTTTGTGCGGTGAGGTGCACGGCGATTTCGGGATTGTCCAGTGCCGTGCGCGCGCTGTCGCGGGCCAGATCGGGATGGTTGTTTTCCTCGGAGAGATGGGCAAGCACGACGTGTTTCATTTGCCGTTCTTGACAAGCACGCAATACTTCCGCCGTTTGCCGGTTGGAAAGGTGGCCCGTGCTGCCCGCAATGCGAATCTTCAGAAGCTCAGGATAGGGACCCGTGCGCAAAAGCTCTTCGTCATGGTTGCTCTCAATGACCGCAATCGTTGAATCCGTGAAGGCCGTGTGAAGTTCGGGCGAGACTTCGCCCAAGTCCGTTGCGACGGTGACGGTTTCGTTGCCGCAATGAATCGAATAGGCTACGGGTTCGGCGGCATCATGAGACACCGAATGCGCACGCACCGTGAACGGTCCGACGTCGACCGTGCTGCCGTTCATGGGAAAGGCTTTTTGCTTGCGCATGAATCCCGGCGAAAGCGCGGTCAAGGTACCCGCCGTAGCATACACCGGACACTGAGCTTTTTTGAGCAAACTATCGAGTCCCCGAGTGTGATCCGTGTGTTCGTGAGTGATGAATACGGCGCTGATCTGCTCGGGCTTTTCACGGAGTTCGTTCAGGGCAAAAATCAGCCCGCGAATGCCGAGACCCACGTCAACCAAAATGCGAGTCTCGCCGTCGCGAAGAAAAAGGGCGTTGGCTTTGGAACCGGAAGCTAATACCGATATCTGCAAAAGAGGAAATTGGAAAGAGGAAAGAGGAAAACGGTCTACTTTTGAACGACGAGCGTATCAGCCAGAATGTCGTGCAAGGCTTGCTTCTTTTCGGTGAAGGCTGCCATCAGGAAGCCGATGCCAAGAATGATCGCGCTCAAATACTTTCCGAAATAGCGACCCGAGGCGCGCGCAAAACTGATGCGGCGGTAGCTTTCATCCGTGACCACAATTCCAATGGCCATCTTGCCGATTGTGGCTTGCCTAAACGAACTTTCAAACAGTGAGAAGTAGAGCCACTGGATGATCATACCGAAACCGTAGCTCAACGTGAAGCCATCGAATTTGAATTTCCATGTCAGCGGAACACTGACGATGGAGATGATCAGGCCGTCTATGATCACCGCCAAAACACGCCGCCAAAATCCGGCGTACTGAACGGGCGCGACGTTGAGCGACTTATTTTGCTCCTCTTGGGCGGCTTGCTGTGCCGGCGCATTTAACTCGCGCCCACAAACGGAGCAGTACTGCGCGTCGTCGGGATTGGGTTTACCGCAATGTGGACAGAACATGGGTCAAACTCCAAAATTGAAAATAGAAAATGGCAAAAAGAGAACGAAAGGTCGCGACAACTTTCAGATTCCGGCGGGGAACCGCTGCGCTAAATCCCCGCTCGGCGAAAGCTATTTTTTGTAGGGATTGCCGGCGTAGGCGTTGATGATGCAGATGAGATGTAAGATCGCACCGGGAATCCAGAGCATGAAATATCCCACCGCGACGGCGGCCATCCAAATCAAGCCGCGCAGAATTTTGCCGCGGTAAATTTGGCCCACGCCGGGAAAAAAGAAACTTAGGACCGCCGCGACGCCGGGATTCCACAACCGCTCTTGCTTTTGTTGTACGACAACCACGGGACGGCCGCTGGAGTTTACTTCTACGCCGCACTTAGAGCAGAAATTTGATCCTTTGGGAATTTCGGTGCCGCAGGTTGTACAATGCATGATTAACTCTTACGTTCTGCTGCCGCGCTTGGCGAGAGGAACGTTTCCCTTGCAGAGCGGACACTCTTCGGCTGAATAGGAGTCGAGCGAGAGCGTCACGACGGCGAAAGGAGTCGGAGCAAGGTCGGTGTCGCCGCGTTGAATCAGAGCGCCGATGCCTACGACGTTTCCGCCTTCGCGTTTGACGGCTGCCACGACTTCGCCGACCGAGAGTCCGGTGGTGACGACGTCCTCGCAAATCAGCACGCGCTGCCCGGATTTGATTTGAAACCCGCGCCGCCACTCCATTTTGCCGTCGACTCTTTCAGGAAAGGCGATGGGAAGTTTCAGTGCTTTGGCGACTTCATGCGCGACCAGCACTCCGCCCGTCAACGGTCCGACGACAATCTCGGCATTTGCTTCGCGAAAATGCTCGGCAATCGCGCCCGCGATTTGCTCAGTTAGGTCGGGATGTTCCAGCAATCGAAACTTTTCGACATAAACTCCGCTGTGCCGGCCGCTCGAAAGCAGAAAATGTCCTTCGAGAAACGCGCCGCAGTCGCGCAATAGTGCGAGTGCCTGGTCTTGGGTCATTCGTAATCGAGCGTGTCGCGTTGATAGACCACAAAGGTGTCGCACATGATGTCATGCAAACCTTGTTTCTTCTGCGTGAAGCCGATCATGAAGAAACCGATATACAAGATAAATTTGGAGACGATCTTCGAAAAGTAGCGGCCCGTGGCGCGGGCGAAAGATATCGTGCCGCCATCGCGGCCGATAACCTGCAGTCCGAGCGCCATCTTGCCCAGCGTGCCGCGAGAAGCGGAGCTTTCCATCAGCGCATAATACAACCATTGAGCAACCGTCGCGATGAGCCCGATCAAAATCCACGGGAGAATCACGCTCATGATAATCTCGGGATCGGCATCTTCCAAGTCCGTCAGGTTGCTTAAGGCCATGATGCTGCCCGCATTGAGAAAAAGACCGATCATCACGAAGACGAACAGCACGACTCCGATGACAAGTTGGTCAATCAAGAAGGCAAGGTAGCGAATCCAAAAGCCGCCGTAGTGATATCTTTTGGTTTCAGGTCGTACGGCGGCCGGTGCAGCTTGCGAAAGGGCTGCCGCAGGAGCGGCCGCGCCGATTGCCGACCCACAGGCCGGACAAAATTTTGTGTCGTCGCTAAGTTCTTTACCGCATTTTGTGCAGAACATATTGGGAAACTCCACACTAAACGAGTTGATCAGAGTTTTTATTCTCATCTCCCCCTGCGCTGCGGGGGGACTAAGGGGGGTTCTTTAAGCGCTTCTACGATTTGATCGAGCGCCGATTCGATCGAACGGTGAATTAGTCTGTTGCCGATTCTTAGAATTCGGAAACCATATCGAGCGAGAACCGCACTTCTGGTTTCGTCGTATGCGTGAGTACTGTCATCCGCGTGCGTATCGCCGTCAACTTCAATGATGAGCTTCTCGTCAAGCGAGACAAAGTCGACGATGTACTTTCCGATAGGGTGCTGGCGGCGGAATTTTGTGCCGAGTTGATTCCCGCGTATTTTCTTCCAGAGCGCTTTTTCGGCGGGCGTTTGATTAGAACGCATCGCCCGCGCATTCTTCCAGTTCTTGTCGGGTATATCTTCGTAGTATCGGTCAGCCATAAGACCCCCCTTATTCCCCCCGCGCGGCGCGGGGGGAGACCAGCGTGCCGCTGGACTGATTGTGCTGACGCGTTGCGCTTTGAAACAGTGGTGCGGATTTCAAAGACCCCCCTTATTCCCCCCGCGCGGCGCGGGGGGAGACCGGAGTGCTACGCCATGCTCTTTCGCAACTTCTCCACTTCCGTCACCGCGGCATCGATGCAATCGTTTCCGTTCGACGCGTAAAGCACGGAACGTGAGACGTTGATCAGTGCCGTGCCGTTGGCTGCTTGAACTTTTTTCAGGACGTCCATGCTGCCGCCTTGTGCGCCGCTGCCGGGCATCAGGAGCGGAAGTTCGGGAGCGATGCTCAAAACACTTTCCAACGCTTCGGGTTTTGTGGTACCTACTACCAAGCCCATATTCCCGTTCAGGTTGGCGGCTTTGACTTGGTGCGCGACTTCCTGATAGAGCAGGCGTTCGCCGGTGTCCAACTGTTGTATTAGAGATGCGCTTGCGTTGGAAGTTGCGCAGAGCACGAACACGCCTTTGTCTTTGTGCCGCCAGAACGGTTCGAGCGCGGCCATACCCAGATACGGCTGAACGGTCACTGCGTCCGCTCCAAGTACGTCGAAGATCGCCTTCGCGTAAAACTCGTTGGTATGTTCGATGTCGCCGCGTTTGGCATCCACCAGCCAGACCACATCTGGGGGACAATCAAAACGCAGTCTTTCGAGCATCAGCCAGCCGCCCGAACCGTAGGCCTCAAAAAATGCCGTGTTCGGCTTGAAAGCTGCGACTTTCTGCCACGTGGCGATGATGATCTCTTCGAGAAACTTCTGCGCGCCGACGATGCCGCCGCCGAATTTTGCCGGAATCTTGGCCGGATCGGGGTCGAGCCCCAGACAGAGCGGGGAACCAGCGCGGTCGATAGAGGCTTTAAGACGGGAGAGGAAGTCAGTCAAGGGAAGTGCCGGAATTCATGGAATATCTATGAAATATAGCAAATTCAAGTCTGATTTGCAACCTCGAAGTTGACCTATGGCTTGGTGGGAGTTGAATTTACAGGGAAGATTCTCTACCTTGAAAGTCAAAATATGAAGTTTGAAATATGAAATATGAAGGCAGAACGCCGAGTTGCCCGTGCTAACTGAGTATTTGCGAGAAACTTGGGTGCTGTATTTGGAAATGGCACCGTATCTCTTGCTCGGGTTTATGCTCGCGGGAATTTTGCATG
It encodes the following:
- a CDS encoding zinc ribbon domain-containing protein; this translates as MHCTTCGTEIPKGSNFCSKCGVEVNSSGRPVVVVQQKQERLWNPGVAAVLSFFFPGVGQIYRGKILRGLIWMAAVAVGYFMLWIPGAILHLICIINAYAGNPYKK
- a CDS encoding RDD family protein — encoded protein: MFCPHCGKPNPDDAQYCSVCGRELNAPAQQAAQEEQNKSLNVAPVQYAGFWRRVLAVIIDGLIISIVSVPLTWKFKFDGFTLSYGFGMIIQWLYFSLFESSFRQATIGKMAIGIVVTDESYRRISFARASGRYFGKYLSAIILGIGFLMAAFTEKKQALHDILADTLVVQK
- a CDS encoding orotate phosphoribosyltransferase, which gives rise to MTQDQALALLRDCGAFLEGHFLLSSGRHSGVYVEKFRLLEHPDLTEQIAGAIAEHFREANAEIVVGPLTGGVLVAHEVAKALKLPIAFPERVDGKMEWRRGFQIKSGQRVLICEDVVTTGLSVGEVVAAVKREGGNVVGIGALIQRGDTDLAPTPFAVVTLSLDSYSAEECPLCKGNVPLAKRGSRT
- a CDS encoding peptidylprolyl isomerase produces the protein MKKDEVKNETEQAKPMSDTPKLEKWPADYPVDGDSVAVIEIEQDGGPIKGTIVCEFYPDVAPNHVRNFKWLADHHYYDNVIFHRVIKGFMIQGGDPTGTGQGGPGWNVNAEFNDRHHEPGTLSMARTPDPNSAGSQFFICHVATPHLDKQYTVFGKTIKGMEIVDQIANTPVQGSAPVNKVYMKSVKIMSRKDAGL
- a CDS encoding MBL fold metallo-hydrolase, producing MQISVLASGSKANALFLRDGETRILVDVGLGIRGLIFALNELREKPEQISAVFITHEHTDHTRGLDSLLKKAQCPVYATAGTLTALSPGFMRKQKAFPMNGSTVDVGPFTVRAHSVSHDAAEPVAYSIHCGNETVTVATDLGEVSPELHTAFTDSTIAVIESNHDEELLRTGPYPELLKIRIAGSTGHLSNRQTAEVLRACQERQMKHVVLAHLSEENNHPDLARDSARTALDNPEIAVHLTAQKTVGPILLV
- a CDS encoding DUF559 domain-containing protein, encoding MADRYYEDIPDKNWKNARAMRSNQTPAEKALWKKIRGNQLGTKFRRQHPIGKYIVDFVSLDEKLIIEVDGDTHADDSTHAYDETRSAVLARYGFRILRIGNRLIHRSIESALDQIVEALKEPPLVPPQRRGR
- a CDS encoding RDD family protein; this translates as MRIKTLINSFSVEFPNMFCTKCGKELSDDTKFCPACGSAIGAAAPAAALSQAAPAAVRPETKRYHYGGFWIRYLAFLIDQLVIGVVLFVFVMIGLFLNAGSIMALSNLTDLEDADPEIIMSVILPWILIGLIATVAQWLYYALMESSASRGTLGKMALGLQVIGRDGGTISFARATGRYFSKIVSKFILYIGFFMIGFTQKKQGLHDIMCDTFVVYQRDTLDYE
- the pyrF gene encoding orotidine-5'-phosphate decarboxylase is translated as MTDFLSRLKASIDRAGSPLCLGLDPDPAKIPAKFGGGIVGAQKFLEEIIIATWQKVAAFKPNTAFFEAYGSGGWLMLERLRFDCPPDVVWLVDAKRGDIEHTNEFYAKAIFDVLGADAVTVQPYLGMAALEPFWRHKDKGVFVLCATSNASASLIQQLDTGERLLYQEVAHQVKAANLNGNMGLVVGTTKPEALESVLSIAPELPLLMPGSGAQGGSMDVLKKVQAANGTALINVSRSVLYASNGNDCIDAAVTEVEKLRKSMA